In the genome of Spirochaetia bacterium, one region contains:
- a CDS encoding flavodoxin family protein — MVRILGICGSPRRKSAYVALRTALEGAAASGEEAETSLVELRGRDMHLCIHCNKCLREKADRCVIFEDDMTPLYDEFYNADGIIIASPVYEMNITAQTASFMHRFRSAWIKGVREPEFFIRKVGAGITVGGTRNGGQESAMNAINNFFLAQGMTLCSGGNGMYTGAMLWNPGDGSTDMDDPVGLENARILGRNVAVMARIMKEARLWKS; from the coding sequence ATGGTAAGAATATTGGGAATTTGCGGTAGTCCTCGTAGGAAATCTGCATATGTTGCTTTGCGTACAGCTCTTGAAGGTGCTGCGGCGTCAGGCGAAGAAGCAGAGACTTCTCTGGTTGAGCTTCGGGGCAGAGATATGCATCTATGCATCCACTGCAACAAGTGTCTGCGGGAAAAAGCAGACAGATGTGTCATTTTTGAAGATGACATGACTCCTTTATATGATGAATTCTATAATGCCGATGGTATCATCATCGCTTCACCGGTTTATGAAATGAACATTACGGCACAGACGGCTTCGTTTATGCATCGTTTTCGTTCTGCGTGGATAAAAGGTGTACGGGAACCGGAATTCTTTATCAGGAAAGTAGGGGCCGGCATTACGGTAGGCGGTACACGGAACGGCGGACAGGAAAGTGCCATGAATGCAATCAATAACTTTTTCCTTGCCCAGGGGATGACACTTTGCAGCGGAGGAAACGGCATGTATACCGGTGCAATGCTATGGAATCCTGGGGATGGCTCTACCGATATGGATGATCCTGTGGGTTTGGAAAATGCCAGGATATTGGGAAGGAATGTTGCAGTGATGGCCCGTATCATGAAAGAGGCAAGATTATGGAAGAGCTGA